The following proteins come from a genomic window of Henningerozyma blattae CBS 6284 chromosome 4, complete genome:
- the SNX4 gene encoding Snx4p (similar to Saccharomyces cerevisiae SNX4 (YJL036W); ancestral locus Anc_5.237): MNYTSNNSSNPNAITNKNNTTTNDDVISDQDFRTANPKELVRNDDTNLDDNTNDTKEVDNNKYFMEIIVSDPQKRRNSYSYGNNDILNNETNNNSTNSNSSSGLYISYQISTKTNNPRYHKENINDRTEDLTNLKDLDKKIIVVHRRYNDLIILYNVLTNEFPMSIIPPIPDKKILEYISGDRFSNSFTQRRCHSIQNFLSRISRHPILKNSNIFEMFLISKDWEIYKKSLGHNTHTNGNGNSNDSNGVSNNPLNNASNSVGSTIAGLHLKEEMISDVIMNAFKSVKHENEEITEIKEKADKLINNLNKINKINDKIIKKNDSIIEDFNKLSNSIENIEEIVNNETLENKLSLNLKEFNKGITNNMYNLRDLNKFIDYEYNIDIKDMEQYVEVVKSMIKIKEQKQIDYEELNEYLNKAINDKNNLISGGNSNSSSNTTSTTSYITNKLEEFAGINVEMNKRDKVEKLNKKIDSLTIELEKSKKIDLIFEKEILKEIKIFEDFKTNELCNTMNNLADQHIEYYEKMLKTWEEIESNLQ; encoded by the coding sequence atgaattataCGTCAAATAATTCGTCTAATCCCAACGCAATTacgaataaaaataatactactactaATGATGATGTAATATCTGATCAAGATTTTAGAACTGCTAATCCAAAAGAATTAGTAAGGAATGATGATACTAATCTTGATGATAATACTAATGACACTAAGGAagttgataataataagtaTTTTATGGAAATTATTGTATCAGATCCACAAAAAAGACGtaattcatattcatatgggaataatgatatattaaataatgaaacaaataataactctACTAATTCCAATTCATCGAGTGGACTGTACATCAGTTATCAAATCTCCACCAAGACTAATAATCCAAGATAtcataaagaaaatattaatgacaGGACTGAAGATCTTACGAATTTGAAAGATCTtgataagaaaattattgttGTCCACAGACGTTATAAcgatttaataatattgtataACGTTCTTACAAATGAATTCCCCATGAGCATCATCCCACCCATTCCTGATAAGAAgatattagaatatatatctgGGGATCGATTTTCCAATAGTTTTACACAAAGAAGATGTCATAGTATACAGAATTTTTTAAGTCGTATATCTAGACatccaattttaaaaaatagtaatatatttgaaatgttTCTAATTAGTAAAGATTGggaaatatataaaaaaagtttagGCCATAATACACATACTAATGGTAACGGCAATAGTAATGATTCTAATGGGGTTAGTAATAATCCTTTAAATAATGCTTCTAATAGTGTAGGGTCTACTATTGCCGGATTAcatttaaaagaagaaatgaTTAGTGATGTTATAATGAATGCATTTAAGAGTGTTAAGCATGAGAATGAAGAGATAACCGAAATCAAAGAGAAAGctgataaattaatcaacaatttaaataagATCAATAAGATTAACGACAAGATTATAAAGAAGAATGATTCTATTATTGAagatttcaataaattgagtaattctattgaaaacattgaagaaattgttaataatgaaaccttagaaaataaattaagtttaaatttaaaagagtTTAACAAGGGGATTACTAATAACATGTATAATTTAAGAGATCTaaacaaatttattgattatgaatataatattgatatcaAGGATATGGAACAATATGTGGAAGTTGTAAAATCCatgattaaaattaaagaacaaaaacaaattgattatgaagaattaaatgagtatttaaataaagcCATTAATGATAAGAATAATCTAATCTCTGGTGGTAATTCGAATTCAAGTTCTAACACAACAAGCACCACTAGTTACATAACCAATAAATTGGAAGAATTTGCAGGGATTAATGTCGAGATGAATAAACGTGATAAAGTagagaaattaaataaaaaaattgattctTTGACTATTGAATTGGAGAAATCAAAGAAAATCGatctaatttttgaaaaggAGATTCTTAAGGAGatcaaaatttttgaagatttcAAAACCAACGAGTTATGCAATACGATGAATAACCTTGCTGATCAGCATATTGAGTACTATGAAAAGATGTTAAAGACTTGGGAGGAGATCGAATCCAACTTGCAATAG
- the TAD2 gene encoding tRNA(adenine34) deaminase (similar to Saccharomyces cerevisiae TAD2 (YJL035C); ancestral locus Anc_5.238), whose protein sequence is MGQQLPPVDCKWMELAVKLSRYALEVNETPIACVIVNHDTNKLVSYGINYTNASLRGTAHAEFQAMELIREKVSNDSSFLQNCTLYVTVEPCIMCASLLQQLNIKRVVFGASNDRFGGNGTVLKIQDYIVLKGLMYKEAILLLRMFYNKENKSAPLPRLKSNRKLDMASFPSQEIDSEISSINSTTIRWDLLNTVPERTFIKELDKQIRTPA, encoded by the coding sequence ATGGGACAGCAGCTGCCACCAGTAGACTGCAAATGGATGGAACTTGCTGTGAAACTGTCTAGATATGCTCTAGAGGTTAACGAGACGCCTATTGCTTGTGTAATAGTTAACCATGATACAAATAAGTTAGTCTCGTATGGGATCAACTATACAAATGCATCTCTTCGTGGGACAGCACATGCAGAGTTTCAAGCTATGGAGCTGATCCGTGAAAAAGTGTCAAACGATTCTTCGTTCTTACAAAATTGTACTCTATATGTTACTGTGGAACCTTGTATCATGTGTGCATCTTTGTTACAACAGTTGAATATCAAAAGAGTGGTCTTTGGGGCTAGTAACGATCGTTTTGGAGGAAATGGTACCGTGCTAAAGATACAGGATTATATAGTGTTGAAAGGATTGATGTATAAGGAGGCGATTCTTTTATTGAGAatgttttataataaagaGAATAAGTCAGCTCCCTTGCCTAGGCTGAAATCCAATCGGAAATTGGATATGGCAAGTTTCCCATCTCAAGAAATTGATTCGGAAATTTCATCTATAAATAGCACAACTATACGATGGGACCTTTTGAATACAGTTCCAGAAAGAACTTTTATAAAAGAACTGGATAAACAGATTCGTACACCAGCCTAA
- the NDI1 gene encoding NADH-ubiquinone reductase (H(+)-translocating) NDI1 (similar to Saccharomyces cerevisiae NDI1 (YML120C); ancestral locus Anc_8.854) — MLHTNSPTLRAASYRAIRLASTATKASSSNSGSAPATASVTGDVSASATGSSSFRTTKIIEPLDSKPNIVILGSGWGAISFLKAIDTKKYNVSIVSPRNYFLFTPLLPSTPVGTVEEKSIIEPVVNFALKKKGNVSYYESEATEINPERNTVTLKSISSIAHLNTDEAASNSNIKHNQAAELKYDYLVSAVGAEPNTFGIPGVEKYGNFLKEIPDSLKVRERFAANLEMANLLPKGDPERKRLLSIVVVGGGPTGVETAGELQDYVHQDLQKFLPALAQEVQIHLVEALPSVLNMFEKKLSSYAQSVLEDSSMKLWLKTAVSKVEADHLVASTKLEDGTTKETTIPYGTLIWATGNKVRPVISSLFKKLPEQKDARRGLIVNEFLQVNGTRNVFAIGDNAFSGLPPTAQVAHQQADYLAQSFDRIAHLPEFQTELLEGSADSTTTATELFKKNSFRPFKYHHQGALAYLGAEKAIANIVLGGKSIYTGGGAFTFYIWRVTYLAMILSARSRFKVITDWLKLSFFKRDFFKGL, encoded by the coding sequence ATGCTGCATACAAATTCGCCTACTCTTCGTGCTGCCTCATACCGTGCTATCCGCCTGGCTTCCACTGCTACTAAAGCCAGTTCCAGTAATAGTGGTTCTGCCCCAGCCACTGCTTCTGTCACTGGTGATGTTAGTGCCTCTGCCACTGGTTCAAGTTCGTTCCGTACTACCAAGATTATCGAACCTTTGGATAGTAAACCTAACATTGTGATATTGGGGTCTGGTTGGGGTGCCATCTCATTCCTTAAGGCAATCGATACTAAGAAGTACAATGTATCTATTGTTTCTCCTCGTAATTACTTCTTGTTTACACCATTGCTACCTTCTACCCCTGTGGGGACAGTGGAGGAAAAATCCATCATTGAACCAGTGGTCAATTTTGctttaaagaagaaaggTAACGTTTCATACTACGAATCTGAAGCCACTGAGATCAATCCTGAACGTAATACCGTTACTTTGAAATCCATCTCTTCCATAGCTCATTTAAACACAGACGAAGCCGCATCTAATTCCAACATCAAACACAATCAAGCTGCTGAATTGAAATATGATTATTTGGTTTCCGCTGTGGGTGCTGAGCCAAACACTTTTGGTATTCCAGGGGTCGAAAAATATGGTAACTTCTTAAAGGAAATCCCAGACTCTTTGAAAGTCAGAGAAAGATTTGCCGCCAATTTAGAAATGGCAAACTTATTACCAAAGGGTGACCCAGAAAGAAAGAGATTGTTAtctattgttgttgttggtgGTGGTCCTACCGGTGTGGAAACTGCCGGTGAATTACAAGATTATGTCCACCAAGATTTGCAGAAATTCTTGCCAGCTTTGGCCCAAGAAGTCCAAATCCATCTTGTTGAAGCTTTACCTTCAGTTTTGAACATGTttgagaaaaaattatcatccTATGCTCAATCTGTTTTGGAAGATAGTTCAATGAAATTGTGGTTGAAAACTGCTGTCTCGAAAGTGGAAGCCGATCATCTAGTTGCCTCTACCAAGTTAGAGGATGGTACTACTAAAGAAACTACAATTCCATACGGTACTTTGATTTGGGCTACTGGTAACAAAGTCAGACCTGTCATCTCGAGTTTATTCAAGAAATTACCAGAACAAAAAGATGCCAGAAGAGGTTTGATTGTCAATGAATTCTTACAAGTAAATGGTACAAGAAACGTCTTTGCCATTGGTGACAATGCTTTCTCCGGATTACCTCCAACCGCCCAAGTTGCCCACCAACAAGCTGACTACTTGGCTCAATCCTTTGATAGAATCGCCCATTTACCTGAATTCCAAACTGAACTATTAGAAGGTTCTGCAGACTCTACCACAACTGCTACTGAATTgttcaagaaaaattcttttagaCCTTTCAAATATCACCATCAAGGTGCCTTGGCATACTTGGGGGCTGAAAAAGCTATCGCAAACATTGTTTTGGGTGGTAAATCCATATACACAGGTGGTGGTGCCTTCACTTTCTACATCTGGAGAGTCACATACCTAGCGATGATTCTTTCTGCAAGATCAAGATTTAAGGTCATCACTGACTGGTTGAAATTGTCCTTCTTCAAAAGAGACTTCTTCAAGGGCTTGTAG
- the TBLA0D03350 gene encoding uncharacterized protein — protein sequence MPFNTEFKPVSLKHTTLFKPMKVGKTMVLHRAIIPPLNKMRADPETHILNEELSIEYHGQRSQSPGTMIITEPGNISPEAGGYAGSPVIYSKVQMEVWQKFFSKIHENKSFAWVQLYALGSQASPKFLKANGYKYVSASAGAYIDEIFEKKLRKQIIPKLV from the coding sequence ATGCCTTTCAATACTGAATTCAAACCAGTTTCTCTAAAACATACTACTTTGTTTAAACCTATGAAGGTTGGTAAGACTATGGTTTTACACAGAGCTATCATACCACCTTTGAATAAAATGAGAGCCGACCCAGAGACTCATATTCTAAACGAGGAATTATCCATTGAGTATCACGGCCAACGTTCCCAAAGTCCAGGTACCATGATTATTACTGAGCCTGGTAATATTTCTCCAGAGGCTGGTGGCTATGCTGGTTCACCTGTTATTTACTCTAAGGTGCAGATGGAGGTCTGGCAAAAATTCTTTTCCAAGATACATGAAAACAAATCCTTTGCCTGGGTTCAATTGTACGCCTTAGGTAGCCAAGCTTCCcctaaatttttaaaagcaAATGGATACAAATATGTGTCTGCTTCAGCTGGTGCTTATATCgatgaaatttttgaaaagaagCTAAGGAAGCAAATAATCCCCAAGTTGGTTTAA
- the TBLA0D03340 gene encoding uncharacterized protein — protein MWVQIYAMGRRAPLASIKRDGLRYNVVSSGTWIDEGNKKELEKIGLVQHQLTKDDINQYIQDFVNGAKNAIECGADGVEIHAANGFLLNQFLDPISNKRTDEYGGSIENRARIILEVVDALVDAISEDKVGIRFSPYTDSGGMSGSWDPTVFAHYAYVFAQLEKRAQEGKRLAFIHIYEPGVTANWVDDGTGTYVGGTTDFIYSIGKGTVIRTGNLTIHPEVAKEFLKQPNTLLGYGRYFISNPDLVDRLENGLPLNSYDRSTFYTDADKGYTDYPTYKEAIKLGWDKQ, from the coding sequence ATGTGGGTTCAAATATATGCAATGGGGAGAAGAGCTCCTCTAGCATCTATAAAAAGAGATGGGCTAAGATATAATGTTGTTTCTTCGGGCACATGGATAGATGAgggaaataaaaaagaattggaGAAGATTGGTTTAGTTCAACACCAATTGACAAAGGACGACATAAACCAATATATTCAAGATTTTGTCAATGGTGCAAAAAATGCTATTGAATGTGGTGCAGATGGTGTTGAAATCCATGCTGCCAATGGGTTTTTGTTGAACCAATTTCTTGATCCAATCTCAAACAAGAGAACTGATGAATATGGTGGATCTATTGAAAATAGAGCTCGTATCATTTTAGAAGTTGTTGATGCTCTAGTTGATGCTATTAGTGAAGATAAAGTAGGAATTAGATTTTCTCCATATACTGATAGTGGTGGTATGTCTGGTAGCTGGGACCCAACGGTGTTTGCTCATTATGCCTATGTGTTTGCTCAGTTAGAAAAGAGAGCTCAAGAAGGTAAACGCCTAGCTTTTATTCACATCTATGAGCCTGGTGTTACTGCTAACTGGGTAGATGATGGGACAGGAACGTACGTAGGTGGCACTACcgattttatttattcaattggGAAAGGCACTGTCATTAGAACTGGTAACTTGACTATTCACCCTGAAGTTGCCAAGGAATTTTTAAAGCAACCAAACACGTTATTAGGATACGgtagatattttatttctaatcCAGATTTAGTTGACCGTTTAGAAAATGGATTACCCTTGAATAGCTATGATAGATCAACGTTTTACACGGATGCAGACAAAGGTTATACTGATTATCCTACTTACAAAGAAGCAATCAAACTAGGCTGGGATAAGCAGTAA
- the TBLA0D03300 gene encoding uncharacterized protein (similar to Saccharomyces cerevisiae NGL3 (YML118W) and NGL2 (YMR285C); ancestral locus Anc_8.850): MTKKEILLLQNKSAGELSQDEIRKQREIFKSKKREKKLIQGEDPDHPIELSFIKRPILYLPHHGHSNRKGFKFSLMTYNCLAQAMIRREVFSDSGPALKWFRRSKVLMNEITYYNPDILCLQEIDDFQYENFWKDQLESNLNMNTFYYKQKIKHHGVLIAWKKSIFKQVDHMVVDFDDVKTSNIARRTITRNIAMYVALKFNDEFITKNFPNLLHSFDQNDIGFIISTTHLFWHPFGTFERTRQCYILLEKMKKFIDILNVKDHLKTHWYPFICGDFNSTPRDAPYLSMTSKPIEYTGREKKVIECSTAYKFSKRRNGEIGDSDEEEEKKLINQPKDMVPDSFTPTIEQAKLVHQLQSLHNQLALRATSLYGLAYKIVDPSNVNINNDRGEPEFTSWAKSWHGVLDYIMYVDNWDINEPPSEIGESLEEFEKNNQLLIKGLLKMPLNKDMPFHTQPFEREYPSDHISILCEMEILDSRLQ, from the coding sequence ATGACGAAAAAAGAGATTTTATTACTACAAAACAAATCAGCCGGAGAATTAAGCCAAGATGAAATCCGTAAGCAaagagaaatatttaaaagtaagaaaagggaaaaaaaattaatccaAGGAGAAGATCCCGATCATCCCATCGAATTATCCTTCATCAAACGACCTATCTTATATTTACCACATCATGGTCATAGTAATAGGAAGGGATTTAAATTCTCTTTGATGACTTATAATTGTCTTGCTCAAGCGATGATTAGAAGGGAAGTCTTTAGTGATAGTGGTCCTGCGTTGAAGTGGTTTAGAAGATCAAAAGTGTTGATGAACGAGATCACTTATTATAATCCAGATATATTATGTCTACaagaaattgatgatttccaatatgaaaatttttggaaagATCAGTTAGAATCGaatttgaatatgaatACTTTCTATTACAAGCAAAAGATTAAACACCATGGTGTTTTAATTGCAtggaaaaaatcaattttcaAACAAGTGGATCATATGGTTGTAGATTTCGATGATGTAAAGACTTCAAATATTGCCAGGAGAACGATTACAAGAAACATTGCAATGTATGTTGCTTTGAAATTCAACGATGAATTTATTACGAAAAATTTTCCTAATTTATTACATTCGTTTGATCAAAATGATATTGGTTTCATCATTTCAACTACTCATTTATTTTGGCATCCCTTTGGAACATTTGAAAGAACAAGGCAAtgttatatattattggaaaaaatgaaaaaatttattgatatattGAATGTTAAAGATCATTTGAAAACACATTGGTATCCTTTCATTTGTGGTGATTTCAATTCAACTCCAAGAGATGCGCCTTATTTATCAATGACTTCAAAACCCATCGAATATACAGGGAGAGAGAAAAAAGTTATTGAATGTAGCACCGCCTATAAATTTTCCAAGAGGCGTAATGGAGAAATAGGGGATAGTGATGAAGAGgaagagaaaaaattgataaatcaGCCAAAAGATATGGTACCTGATTCTTTTACCCCAACTATAGAACAGGCAAAATTAGTACACCAACTGCAATCATTACACAATCAACTTGCTTTAAGGGCAACCTCTCTCTATGGTCTTGCTTATAAAATTGTAGACCCAAGCAATGTAaacattaataatgatcGTGGTGAGCCTGAGTTTACAAGTTGGGCAAAAAGCTGGCATGGTGTATTGGATTATATTATGTATGTTGATAATTGGGATATCAATGAACCACCATCAGAAATTGGTGAATCATTGGAAGAAttcgaaaaaaataatcaattacTCATTAAAGGTTTATTAAAGATGCCTCTAAATAAAGACATGCCATTTCATACTCAACCTTTCGAAAGAGAATATCCAAGTGATCATATATCTATTCTTTGTGAAATGGAGATATTAGATAGTCGTTTACAATAA
- the TBLA0D03310 gene encoding uncharacterized protein (similar to Saccharomyces cerevisiae YML119W; ancestral locus Anc_8.852), whose translation MEHLDTTRYRKDWNDPEWQSPTKAGGNTYLNYASPQRSGFNTSPQRTVFGASPQRTNPQPHVYTSPQRNNVFMNTSPQRNDAFINTSPQRLNTFMNVSPQRSNVFVNTSPQRTSFNPNSNRPNLNWSTVESILPPNPMVNSPSKYNNNNNNNNNNNNNNNNNNNNNNNRTSPYKNNSNTTNSNNKYYNKLNQSNSYLINNNNNNNSSNNRHSSPTKNSNNNNNNNNNNKQKQLKLKEIYDENSLPVMNRMYIEQSIRSKYFNNSIDLNQFFNDSTTNTNSSNNSSMNKLKPIINTLPKHLKNVSRKKYKLIIPLRKLQQDSKGDNKTINELMATRNDSNDQIIQSFGKPNLKISDLTKDEDKLILKNYLLNTIKIVNPIHRKLINSNPHLQINPATTTAQTPASTTATATTANTASNLIQNSFDLSFDGKALDRSDILRMVDSFSVAFSDEENDNEINIDKNKDKEKEKDPNTTTTMNKKSMLRFNPHSRNILPAEMTSSAF comes from the coding sequence ATGGAGCACTTAGACACCACTAGGTACCGTAAGGACTGGAACGACCCTGAGTGGCAAAGCCCCACTAAAGCTGGTGGTAATacatatttgaattatgcATCTCCTCAAAGAAGTGGTTTTAATACATCACCTCAAAGGACAGTGTTTGGTGCTTCGCCCCAGAGAACTAATCCTCAGCCACATGTTTATACATCTCCGCAAAGAAATAATGTCTTTATGAATACTTCTCCTCAAAGAAATGATGCGTTTATAAATACTTCTCCTCAAAgattaaatacttttatgAATGTATCTCCTCAGAGATCAAACGTGTTTGTGAATACGTCTCCTCAAAGGACTAGTTTTAATCCAAATAGCAATAGGCCAAACTTGAATTGGTCTACTGTCGAAAGTATACTTCCTCCAAATCCAATGGTTAATAGTCCATCGAAgtataacaataataataacaacaataacaacaacaacaacaacaacaataacaacaataataacaataataaccGTACTAGTCCGTACAAAAACAATTCTAATACCACTAACTCAAAcaacaaatattataacaAGCTTAACCAATCGAATAGTTATTTgatcaacaacaataataataataactctTCGAATAATCGTCACAGTTCACCCACGAAAAATagcaacaataataacaataataataacaataataaacagAAACAGCTCAAATTGAAGGAGATTTACGATGAAAACTCTTTGCCGGTGATGAATAGGATGTATATAGAACAATCGATTAGATCTAAGTACTTTAATAATTCGATCGATTTGaatcaattctttaatGATTCCACGACAAATACAAACTCAAGTAATAACTCTAGTATGAATAAATTGAAGCCGATAATAAACACCTTACCAaaacatttgaaaaatgtcTCAAGAAAGAAATACAAATTGATCATTCCATTGAGAAAACTACAGCAAGATTCAAAAGGtgataataaaacaataaatgaattgatGGCCACTCGTAATGACTCTAATGatcaaattattcaatCTTTTGGTAAaccaaatttgaaaattagTGATTTGACCaaagatgaagataaattaatcttgaaaaattatttacttAATAccattaaaattgttaatcCAATCCATAGAAAACtgataaattcaaatccaCATCTTCAAATCAATCCAGCCACTACAACTGCTCAAACACCAGCATCGACAACTGCCACTGCAACAACTGCCAATACGGCTTCGAatctaattcaaaatagTTTTGATCTAAGTTTTGACGGCAAGGCATTAGATCGAAGCGATATCCTAAGAATGGTCGATTCATTCAGTGTAGCTTTTtcagatgaagaaaatgataatgaaatcaATATAGATAAAAACAAGGATAAGGAAAAGGAAAAGGATCCAAACACAACTACAACTATGAACAAAAAATCAATGCTCAGATTCAATCCTCATTCAAGAAATATCTTGCCTGCAGAAATGACAAGTAGCGCCTTTTAA
- the ERG9 gene encoding bifunctional farnesyl-diphosphate farnesyltransferase/squalene synthase (similar to Saccharomyces cerevisiae ERG9 (YHR190W); ancestral locus Anc_8.857), translating into MSKFLQLCTHPLELRAALVLKFIKKPLFKVSESSIDPNLKRCYELLNLTSRSFAAVIMELNPELRSAIAIFYLILRALDTIEDDMSIDTDEKIKLLKDFYSKLDTSDWSYKGNSKDVKDRVVLVEFPVILKEYHNLKASYQNVIKDITKKMGFGMSKYIMDENFQKNGIETIKEYDLYCHYVAGLVGDGLTRLIVLADFASEDLYLECEKNGWFESMGLFLQKTNIIRDYAEDLEDGRAFWPKEIWSRHTDQLSNFYNNKSRDPEVEKKGLECINDLVLNALVHIPDVLMYLSSVYEQSTFQFCSIPQVMAIATLALVFNNKDVLYKNVKIRKGTTLYLIQNSRSLSECVDIFQYYLRQIRKKLPVDDPNYLKINIQVAKIEQFIEEMYQDQLPKGVKPNETKVYLKAKAREVWDDKIYAQIKEEESIFNLSTAIILCIIGGVLYAKFCSTTPPAHMLLDDAISSPQVFYS; encoded by the coding sequence ATGTCAAAATTCTTACAATTATGTACCCATCCATTGGAATTAAGAGCCGCTTTGGTTTtgaaattcattaaaaaaccattatttaaagtatCTGAATCTTCTATTGATCCTAATTTGAAGAGATGCTATGAATTGTTAAACTTAACTTCAAGATCCTTTGCCGCGGTAATCATGGAATTAAACCCTGAATTAAGATCAGCCATCGccatattttatttaattttgagaGCTTTGGATACCATCGAAGATGATATGTCAATTGATACAGAcgaaaaaatcaaattattgaaagatttCTATAGCAAATTAGACACTTCTGATTGGTCCTATAAGGGCAACTCCAAAGACGTCAAAGATCGCGTTGTCCTTGTGGAATTTCCGGtcattttaaaagaatatcaTAATTTGAAGGCAAGCTACCAAAATGTGATTAAGGATATCACTAAAAAGATGGGGTTCGGGATGTCCAAGTATATTATGGAtgaaaatttccaaaagaATGGTATTGAAACTATCAAGGAGTATGATTTATATTGCCATTACGTTGCTGGCCTAGTTGGTGACGGTTTGACAAGATTAATCGTATTGGCTGATTTCGCTAGTGAAGATTTATATCTTGaatgtgaaaaaaatggttGGTTTGAAAGTATGGGTCTTTTCTTACAAAAGACTAACATCATTAGAGATTATGCCGAAGATTTGGAAGATGGCAGAGCTTTCTGGCCAAAAGAAATTTGGTCAAGACATACAGAtcaattatctaatttttaCAATAACAAGTCTAGGGATCCAGAGGTTGAAAAAAAGGGTCTTGAATGTATAAATGATTTAGTGTTGAACGCATTAGTTCATATCCCTGATGTGTTAATGTATTTGAGTTCAGTTTATGAACAATCTACTTTTCAATTCTGTTCCATCCCACAAGTGATGGCCATTGCTACACTAGCCTTGGTATTCAATAACAAGGATGTATTATACAAGAATGTCAAGATTAGAAAGGGAACTACTCTTTATTTGATCCAAAATTCAAGATCATTAAGCGAATGTGTGGATATCTTCCAATACTATCTTCGTCAGATAAGAAAGAAATTACCTGTTGATGATCCAAACTATCTAAAGATTAATATCCAAGTAGCAAAAATCGAACAATTTATAGAAGAGATGTACCAGGATCAATTACCAAAGGGTGTCAAACCAAACGAAACTAAAGTCTATTTGAAAGCTAAAGCAAGAGAAGTTTGGGATGATAAGATTTATGCtcaaataaaagaagaagaatcaATATTCAACCTATCAACAGCAATTATACTTTGTATTATTGGTGGGGTCTTATATGCAAAATTCTGTTCAACAACACCACCAGCTCATATGCTTTTAGATGATGCCATTTCATCTCCACAAGTTTTTTACTCTTGA